One genomic segment of Pseudoalteromonas sp. GCY includes these proteins:
- a CDS encoding SMI1/KNR4 family protein produces the protein MNKYSELIKQLDLSEHETFWQGAADLKEIALLEKLISIKLPPSLVSFLRECGGGGVIDSEISGIEDNNANLTHGGTILGDTLDCRGEFQLPEHLVVIFYKENEICWCLDSNTQEEEYKLVNYNLFKKQVDEVISDSFFSFFCEYVEIRTS, from the coding sequence ATGAATAAATATAGTGAGTTAATTAAACAACTTGATTTGAGCGAACACGAAACCTTTTGGCAAGGTGCGGCTGACCTGAAAGAAATAGCTCTACTTGAAAAGTTAATTTCGATTAAACTTCCACCTTCACTAGTTAGTTTTTTAAGAGAGTGTGGCGGCGGGGGAGTGATAGACTCAGAGATCTCTGGCATTGAAGATAATAATGCCAATTTAACGCACGGTGGGACGATATTAGGTGACACTCTCGATTGCAGGGGAGAATTTCAATTACCTGAGCATTTAGTTGTCATTTTTTATAAAGAAAATGAAATCTGTTGGTGCTTAGACTCTAACACCCAAGAGGAAGAATACAAACTGGTTAATTATAACTTATTTAAAAAACAAGTTGACGAGGTAATCTCGGACTCCTTCTTCTCATTCTTTTGTGAATATGTTGAGATTAGAACCTCGTAA
- the pdhR gene encoding pyruvate dehydrogenase complex transcriptional repressor PdhR: MSLKIKAAKLSDVILEQLENMILEGSLLPGAKLPPERELAKQFEVSRPSLREAIQKLEAKGLVTRRQGGGTYVKNQLEEGLTDPLFDLISKHPESQFDLLEFRHALEGIAAYYAALRGTENDFAKVQQSFDNIAEIGDDLMQKARAINAFHFAVAEASHNVVLLHLVKGMQSLLEQNVLQNLTVLVQKSDVSEQLGEHRKLLLDAVINGNPEQARLASNAHLAFIEEALLEAGKERSRIERSLRRTKQQ, translated from the coding sequence ATGTCTTTAAAGATTAAAGCAGCAAAATTATCCGACGTAATACTAGAACAGCTTGAGAATATGATCCTCGAGGGCTCGTTATTACCCGGTGCAAAATTGCCGCCTGAGCGTGAACTAGCCAAACAATTTGAAGTGTCTCGTCCATCACTTCGTGAAGCTATCCAGAAATTGGAAGCCAAGGGGCTTGTTACCCGTCGTCAAGGTGGTGGCACGTATGTTAAAAATCAGCTAGAAGAAGGGCTGACTGATCCGTTATTCGACTTGATCAGTAAGCATCCAGAATCTCAGTTTGATTTACTTGAGTTTCGTCATGCATTAGAAGGCATCGCCGCCTACTACGCGGCACTCAGGGGCACAGAGAATGACTTTGCAAAGGTACAACAAAGCTTTGACAATATTGCAGAGATAGGTGATGACCTGATGCAAAAGGCAAGGGCAATTAATGCTTTTCACTTTGCCGTTGCAGAAGCGTCACATAATGTCGTTTTGCTTCATCTTGTAAAAGGGATGCAGTCACTGCTTGAGCAAAACGTGTTGCAAAACTTAACGGTCTTGGTGCAAAAATCAGACGTAAGTGAGCAGCTCGGTGAGCACAGAAAGTTGTTATTAGATGCGGTGATCAATGGTAACCCTGAACAAGCAAGACTTGCTAGTAACGCCCACTTAGCCTTTATCGAAGAAGCGTTATTAGAAGCCGGTAAAGAGCGTTCGCGAATAGAACGTTCACTGCGTAGAACAAAACAGCAGTAA
- a CDS encoding AhpA/YtjB family protein, giving the protein MKNLHVLEVLNSTRGRRLFRLCIAATCLIMVTWLAFNTSFESHRLLHNGADLTARSLTKQLAKNVALPLSRSDTPRLSALANHLASDDFVLQVAIYDYQGRFVVGNDGNSSPTDYQQLPQTLPGLSKTKSIISEPVYTPMGQPLGFVNMVYLTEAAMSQSHSHFHELGRVVLLMLVITMVFTWQIGRALKRWEVKRKIRKKVKMLPAPENITH; this is encoded by the coding sequence ATGAAAAATTTACATGTATTAGAAGTGTTAAACTCGACCAGAGGGCGTAGGTTATTTCGCCTGTGCATCGCCGCGACGTGCTTAATTATGGTGACTTGGCTTGCGTTTAATACCAGTTTTGAATCTCATCGCTTGCTCCATAATGGCGCAGACCTTACCGCAAGGAGCCTCACCAAGCAGCTCGCAAAAAATGTGGCATTGCCCCTCTCTCGCAGTGATACGCCAAGACTCAGCGCACTGGCAAATCACCTCGCTAGCGATGACTTTGTACTCCAAGTCGCGATTTATGATTATCAAGGACGCTTTGTTGTTGGTAACGACGGTAATTCCTCACCCACAGATTATCAGCAGCTACCTCAAACCTTACCAGGGCTCAGCAAAACCAAAAGCATTATTTCTGAACCAGTATATACGCCGATGGGACAACCTCTTGGGTTCGTCAATATGGTCTATTTGACAGAAGCTGCTATGTCGCAAAGCCACTCTCATTTCCACGAACTTGGACGAGTCGTTTTACTGATGCTGGTGATTACGATGGTATTCACATGGCAAATAGGTCGAGCATTAAAACGCTGGGAAGTAAAACGCAAAATTCGCAAGAAAGTAAAGATGCTTCCTGCGCCTGAAAATATTACTCATTAG
- a CDS encoding T6SS immunity protein Tdi1 domain-containing protein — protein sequence MNQHHALTDVLFLIISAVLSDCEGWKDTEIFGRSKRPWLRQFENGEIYGFVPALALGGEPKLENLQKVKATEHLAFLADLGEKRVMADIVALSNQLPHNQ from the coding sequence ATCAACCAACATCATGCTCTTACTGATGTCTTGTTTCTTATCATTTCGGCGGTTTTATCCGATTGTGAAGGCTGGAAAGATACCGAAATATTTGGGCGCAGTAAACGACCATGGCTCAGGCAGTTTGAAAATGGAGAAATCTATGGCTTTGTGCCCGCTCTTGCCCTTGGTGGCGAACCTAAGCTTGAGAATCTCCAAAAGGTAAAAGCCACGGAACATTTAGCTTTCCTAGCTGACCTTGGAGAGAAGCGTGTTATGGCCGATATCGTTGCGCTATCTAACCAATTACCCCATAACCAATAG
- a CDS encoding substrate-binding periplasmic protein has translation MKVVWPLILLCCVGGSASALDTQVNITTGQWPPYLDQAKQDQGCVAAVIRDVFALSDIKVRFLFMPWERAYQEGMKAAYIGSAYWYYSEQRSKDYIYTQHPLTEETARFYHHRDLAFTYTSYADLKPFRLLLNQGLTYPPSLLEAIETLEIKTSYATYTSKNVALILRNRADIMIMDEKSAKSYQQELPAEEAELLVAQAIPAFIQKGYLLINKHHSEYVELYNEGLKKLWADEDYVAQYRARCSRVFTD, from the coding sequence ATGAAAGTAGTTTGGCCGTTGATTTTACTGTGTTGTGTGGGCGGGAGTGCGAGCGCGCTTGATACTCAGGTGAATATTACGACGGGGCAATGGCCGCCGTACTTAGATCAAGCGAAACAAGATCAAGGATGTGTGGCTGCTGTGATCCGAGATGTCTTTGCGCTCTCTGATATAAAAGTCCGGTTTTTATTTATGCCTTGGGAACGCGCCTATCAAGAGGGAATGAAGGCGGCTTACATTGGTAGTGCTTATTGGTATTACAGTGAGCAAAGGAGCAAAGACTATATTTACACTCAACACCCACTCACTGAAGAAACGGCACGCTTTTATCACCATCGAGATTTAGCGTTTACCTATACGAGTTACGCAGATCTTAAGCCATTTAGATTGTTGCTCAATCAAGGGTTAACTTATCCGCCTTCTCTGTTAGAGGCGATAGAGACGCTTGAAATCAAAACTTCATATGCCACGTATACCAGTAAAAATGTGGCACTGATCCTACGAAATCGTGCGGATATTATGATTATGGACGAAAAGTCGGCGAAGTCTTATCAGCAGGAACTGCCAGCAGAAGAAGCGGAGTTATTAGTGGCGCAAGCGATCCCTGCTTTTATCCAAAAAGGCTATTTGCTTATCAATAAGCATCATAGTGAATATGTCGAGCTGTATAACGAAGGGCTTAAAAAACTATGGGCGGATGAAGACTATGTTGCTCAGTATCGTGCTCGCTGCTCTCGTGTGTTTACCGATTGA
- the serB gene encoding phosphoserine phosphatase SerB, translating into MSSIIQFANRELNTPIQEHMALDHWYSCQSNTSLTQVNQLPELTTQSICFFGPNIQLQHLLEVEKFLRTFAIEQTYFTAYQPHEQLPVALGIRFNASQLPSKAEVRDFAKSINAQGAMITQAPTLEEPGLLVMDMDSTAIQIECIDEIARLADRYEEVASVTAQAMAGALSFSESLHRRVASLSGVPLSQIQSLKENLPLMPGIEQLCQALKQHHWHLAIASGGFTWFAESLIEPLQLDAVFANTLEVENEQLTGKVLGDIVDADKKAEVLGQLATQYAIPMTQTVAIGDGANDLVMMANAQLGVAIHGKPKVVENADAAICEGSLLQLLYLLGVPK; encoded by the coding sequence ATGTCGTCAATCATTCAATTCGCTAATCGTGAACTAAACACACCAATTCAGGAACATATGGCGCTGGATCATTGGTATAGTTGCCAAAGTAACACAAGCCTCACACAAGTAAATCAATTACCTGAGCTGACGACCCAATCAATATGCTTTTTTGGCCCAAATATACAATTGCAACACCTTCTGGAAGTTGAGAAATTTCTTCGAACATTTGCTATCGAGCAAACTTATTTTACGGCATATCAACCTCATGAACAGCTCCCAGTTGCATTGGGTATCCGTTTTAACGCATCGCAATTGCCGAGCAAGGCTGAAGTAAGAGATTTTGCAAAAAGCATTAATGCGCAAGGCGCGATGATAACGCAAGCACCTACTTTAGAAGAACCGGGGCTACTTGTGATGGATATGGACTCCACCGCAATTCAAATTGAATGTATTGACGAAATTGCTCGATTGGCCGATCGATATGAAGAAGTGGCTTCTGTCACCGCACAGGCAATGGCGGGGGCACTCTCTTTTTCTGAAAGTCTACACCGCCGCGTTGCATCACTTTCTGGTGTACCGTTATCACAAATTCAATCATTAAAAGAAAACTTACCGCTAATGCCCGGTATAGAGCAGTTATGTCAGGCGCTAAAGCAGCATCACTGGCATCTTGCCATCGCCTCGGGTGGCTTTACATGGTTTGCAGAATCATTGATAGAGCCACTCCAGCTAGACGCTGTATTTGCCAATACCCTAGAGGTGGAAAATGAGCAGCTCACCGGCAAAGTGCTAGGAGATATCGTAGATGCCGACAAAAAGGCGGAAGTGCTAGGTCAACTTGCAACTCAGTATGCGATCCCAATGACTCAAACCGTTGCCATTGGTGATGGCGCAAATGACTTAGTGATGATGGCAAACGCCCAGCTAGGTGTGGCAATCCATGGTAAGCCAAAAGTGGTAGAAAATGCCGACGCGGCTATTTGTGAAGGGTCTTTGTTACAACTGTTATATTTGCTAGGTGTGCCGAAATAA
- the aceE gene encoding pyruvate dehydrogenase (acetyl-transferring), homodimeric type — protein sequence MSEVNKIDVDALETQEWLQALESVVKEEGVERAQFLLEQVLEQARLDGVDMPTGTTTNYVNTIPADQEPAYPGDVNLERRIRSIIRWNAIMIVLRASKKDLELGGHMASYQSSAAFYEMCFNHFFRAPNEKDGGDLVYYQGHISPGIYARAFVEGRLSAEQLDNFRQEVDGNGISSYPHPKLMPEFWQFPTVSMGLGPIASIYQARFLKYLDGRGLKDTSEQRVYAFLGDGEMDEPESRGAISFAAREKLDNLCYLINCNLQRLDGPVMGNGKIIQELEGLFKGAGWNVIKVVWGSGWDKLLAKDTTGKLLQLMNETVDGDYQTYKAKDGAFVREHFFGRYPETAALVADMTDDEIFALKRGGHEPSKLFAAFKAAQDTKGRPTVILAKTVKGYGMGAAAEGKNIAHQVKKMDMTHVAHLRSRLGLDDLVSDEQLQELPYLTLEEGSKEHEYLHARRNALHGYTPKRLPNFTETLTLPELDAFKPLLEEQKRDISTTMAYVRALNILLKDKNIGKSVVPIIADEARTFGMEGLFRQIGIYNPHGQNYSPEDRDIVSYYKEATSGQVLQEGINELGAMSSWVAAATSYSTNDLPMIPFYIYYSMFGFQRVGDMAWMAGDQQARGFLLGATAGRTTLNGEGLQHEDGHSHIQAGTVPNCISYDPTFAYEVAVILQDGIRRMYGPEQENVFYYLTLMNENYHMPAMPEGAEEGIRKGIYKLESYTGDKAQVQLMGSGTILNEVRKAAQILSDDYGIGSDVFSVTSFNELARDGQDAERFNMLNPEAEQKVAYITSVLGDAPAIAATDYMKNYADQVRAFMPSASYKVLGTDGYGRSDSRENLRRHFEVNAGYVVVAALGELVKQGKVEKSVVTDAIKKFDIDTTKTNPLYA from the coding sequence ATGTCTGAAGTCAATAAAATTGACGTAGACGCGCTAGAAACCCAAGAATGGTTACAGGCGCTTGAGTCGGTCGTAAAAGAAGAAGGCGTAGAGCGCGCTCAGTTCTTGTTAGAGCAAGTATTAGAGCAAGCGCGTCTTGATGGCGTAGATATGCCAACAGGCACTACGACTAACTATGTCAACACTATCCCAGCAGATCAAGAACCTGCGTATCCAGGGGATGTGAACCTTGAGCGTCGTATTCGCTCTATCATCCGTTGGAATGCTATTATGATCGTACTTCGTGCTTCGAAGAAAGATCTTGAGCTGGGCGGGCATATGGCGTCTTACCAGTCGTCAGCTGCATTCTATGAAATGTGTTTCAACCACTTCTTCCGTGCACCAAACGAGAAGGATGGTGGTGACTTAGTGTATTACCAAGGTCACATCTCTCCGGGCATTTATGCTCGTGCATTTGTTGAAGGCCGCCTAAGCGCTGAGCAGCTAGATAACTTCCGTCAGGAAGTAGACGGTAACGGTATTTCTTCATACCCACACCCTAAGTTAATGCCTGAATTCTGGCAGTTCCCAACGGTTTCTATGGGTCTAGGTCCAATCGCGTCTATCTACCAAGCGCGTTTCCTTAAATACCTAGATGGCCGTGGTCTAAAAGATACGTCTGAGCAGCGCGTTTACGCCTTCCTTGGTGATGGTGAAATGGACGAGCCAGAATCACGTGGTGCGATTTCATTCGCTGCCCGTGAAAAGCTAGACAACCTATGCTACCTAATCAACTGTAACCTACAGCGTCTTGACGGCCCAGTAATGGGTAACGGTAAGATCATCCAAGAACTAGAAGGCCTATTTAAAGGTGCCGGTTGGAACGTGATCAAAGTCGTTTGGGGTTCAGGTTGGGATAAGCTACTTGCCAAAGATACTACGGGTAAATTGCTGCAACTGATGAATGAAACAGTTGACGGTGACTACCAAACTTACAAAGCAAAAGATGGTGCCTTCGTACGTGAACACTTCTTCGGTCGTTACCCTGAAACAGCAGCGCTTGTTGCTGATATGACTGACGACGAAATCTTCGCGTTGAAGCGCGGTGGTCATGAGCCATCTAAGCTATTTGCTGCATTTAAAGCGGCACAAGACACCAAAGGTCGTCCAACTGTGATCTTAGCTAAAACCGTTAAAGGTTACGGCATGGGCGCTGCGGCTGAAGGTAAAAACATTGCTCACCAAGTTAAGAAAATGGACATGACACACGTAGCGCACCTACGTTCACGTCTAGGTCTAGATGACTTGGTATCTGATGAGCAATTACAAGAGCTACCTTACTTGACGCTAGAAGAAGGATCAAAAGAGCACGAATATCTACATGCTCGCCGTAACGCGCTTCACGGTTATACACCTAAGCGTCTACCTAACTTCACAGAAACGCTTACGCTACCAGAGCTAGATGCATTTAAACCGCTTCTAGAAGAACAAAAGCGTGATATCTCAACCACAATGGCATACGTTCGTGCACTTAATATCTTGTTAAAAGACAAGAATATCGGCAAGAGCGTTGTTCCAATTATTGCTGATGAAGCGCGTACTTTTGGTATGGAAGGTTTATTCCGTCAAATCGGTATTTACAACCCGCACGGCCAAAACTACAGCCCAGAAGACCGCGATATCGTTTCTTACTATAAAGAAGCAACGTCAGGTCAGGTACTACAAGAAGGTATCAATGAGCTAGGCGCGATGTCTTCATGGGTTGCAGCAGCAACGTCATACAGCACGAACGACCTACCAATGATCCCGTTCTATATCTACTATTCAATGTTTGGTTTCCAACGTGTAGGTGATATGGCGTGGATGGCGGGCGACCAACAAGCGCGTGGCTTCCTATTAGGTGCAACTGCTGGTCGTACAACGCTAAATGGTGAAGGTCTGCAGCACGAAGACGGTCACTCACACATTCAAGCAGGTACAGTGCCTAACTGTATTTCTTACGACCCAACGTTTGCTTACGAAGTAGCGGTTATTCTGCAAGATGGTATTCGTCGTATGTACGGTCCAGAGCAAGAGAACGTGTTCTACTACCTAACGCTAATGAACGAAAACTACCATATGCCAGCAATGCCTGAGGGCGCTGAGGAAGGTATTCGTAAGGGTATTTACAAGCTTGAAAGCTACACTGGCGACAAAGCACAGGTTCAGCTAATGGGCTCGGGTACTATCCTGAACGAAGTACGTAAAGCGGCGCAGATCCTAAGCGACGACTACGGTATCGGTTCAGACGTATTCTCTGTAACGTCATTTAACGAGCTTGCTCGTGACGGTCAAGATGCAGAGCGTTTCAACATGCTTAACCCAGAAGCAGAGCAAAAAGTGGCTTACATCACCAGCGTACTTGGTGATGCGCCAGCAATCGCTGCTACGGATTACATGAAAAACTATGCTGATCAAGTACGTGCATTTATGCCGAGCGCATCTTACAAAGTACTTGGCACAGACGGTTACGGTCGTTCAGACAGCCGTGAAAACCTACGTCGTCACTTTGAAGTGAATGCCGGTTACGTGGTAGTTGCAGCACTTGGCGAGCTAGTTAAGCAAGGCAAAGTTGAAAAATCAGTAGTGACTGACGCTATCAAGAAATTTGATATCGACACCACCAAAACTAACCCACTTTACGCATAA
- a CDS encoding HNH/ENDO VII family nuclease, with protein sequence MSTSWHYDLLLPDAAIEGMQATVKRLDDVTPKIDQHMQQAAQEIGQRVNKALDEYQGQPPIRGVTDKPTKAKADELEPPKGNELPGAGAAVNEKISSSNYKKYTPNMVNNRKMYKSDLDFTSEIPAHIDSSVHKSIRAKIENGWSNLDLMKNGNAPIGKDGKQINLHHILGQEPSPMVELLSSTHKKHHKALHGLIEDGKSFRNNQSLQYQYDKFKKRVLET encoded by the coding sequence ATGTCCACCAGTTGGCACTACGACCTACTACTTCCAGACGCCGCTATCGAAGGCATGCAAGCCACGGTAAAACGCCTAGACGACGTCACCCCAAAAATCGACCAGCATATGCAACAAGCCGCCCAAGAAATTGGACAGCGAGTTAATAAAGCGCTGGATGAATATCAAGGCCAACCACCAATTCGAGGCGTTACCGACAAGCCCACCAAAGCCAAAGCTGATGAGTTGGAGCCACCAAAAGGGAATGAATTGCCGGGGGCTGGAGCTGCAGTGAATGAGAAAATTTCCAGCTCAAACTACAAAAAATATACACCTAACATGGTCAATAATCGCAAAATGTATAAAAGCGATCTTGATTTTACGTCAGAAATACCAGCACATATTGATTCAAGTGTTCATAAGAGTATTAGAGCTAAAATTGAAAATGGTTGGTCAAATCTTGATTTAATGAAAAATGGGAATGCTCCGATAGGGAAGGATGGTAAGCAAATAAATTTGCATCACATTTTGGGACAAGAACCGAGCCCAATGGTTGAGCTTCTATCTTCAACCCATAAAAAACACCACAAAGCTTTACACGGTCTAATCGAAGATGGTAAAAGTTTTAGGAATAACCAATCACTCCAATATCAGTATGATAAATTTAAAAAAAGAGTACTGGAAACTTAG
- a CDS encoding HNH endonuclease, which yields MSTSWHYDLLLPDAAIEGMQATVKRLDDVTPKIDQHMQQAAQEIGQRVNKALDEYQGQSPIRGVTDKPTKAKADELEPPKGNELPGVKNSFEGTTTIDPQSMEKLNDLERKVKVSDSGKAIIQFGINAGKEKTIILSKKAGQIETRNGITLARDKYGFPIFNSKFDTHVPNNLLGNKDAASHFQYANERLRSSLQKNPSLAEEMGLTNIQLKHFLKDPAPKKPPAGLTWHHHQDTGRMQLVNQIEHDAFVPHTGGMSIWGGGYKK from the coding sequence ATGTCCACCAGTTGGCACTACGACCTACTACTTCCAGACGCCGCTATCGAAGGCATGCAAGCCACGGTAAAACGCCTAGACGACGTCACCCCAAAAATCGACCAGCATATGCAACAAGCCGCCCAAGAAATTGGACAGCGAGTTAATAAAGCGCTGGATGAGTATCAGGGTCAATCACCAATTCGAGGCGTTACCGATAAGCCCACCAAAGCCAAAGCCGATGAATTGGAGCCACCAAAAGGGAATGAATTGCCGGGGGTAAAAAATAGTTTTGAAGGCACAACCACTATAGATCCGCAATCCATGGAAAAGCTGAACGACTTAGAACGTAAAGTTAAAGTATCAGATAGTGGAAAAGCAATAATACAGTTTGGCATAAACGCTGGGAAAGAAAAAACAATTATTCTTTCTAAAAAAGCTGGCCAGATAGAAACCAGGAATGGCATTACTTTAGCGAGAGATAAATATGGATTTCCTATCTTTAACAGCAAATTCGATACACATGTACCCAATAACCTTTTAGGTAATAAAGATGCTGCTTCACACTTTCAATATGCAAATGAAAGGCTGAGGAGTTCACTACAGAAAAACCCAAGTTTAGCTGAAGAGATGGGGCTAACAAATATTCAATTAAAACATTTCTTAAAAGACCCTGCCCCCAAAAAGCCACCAGCAGGATTAACTTGGCATCACCATCAAGATACAGGTAGAATGCAGTTAGTCAATCAAATAGAACACGACGCTTTCGTGCCCCATACTGGAGGAATGTCTATTTGGGGTGGAGGCTATAAAAAGTAA
- a CDS encoding SMI1/KNR4 family protein, with amino-acid sequence MNIIWEEYVDPPLQDISSNEISTIEAIIGFILPADYKSFIVDKQGLVPSKEVIESGDLAPVPFGPLFHVLENCSSEHMLYSALEKFNKWKDLYPNIFPIADAGGTGNFFAYNFNIDHSNPPIIFVNVEEDPDSPEAFIYVSRDINELLNNLRA; translated from the coding sequence GTGAATATAATTTGGGAAGAGTATGTAGATCCTCCTTTGCAAGATATCTCGAGCAATGAGATTTCAACCATAGAGGCCATTATAGGTTTTATACTACCTGCTGATTACAAATCTTTTATAGTTGACAAGCAGGGGTTAGTACCATCTAAAGAGGTAATTGAATCAGGTGACTTAGCACCCGTACCGTTTGGACCGTTATTTCACGTTTTAGAAAATTGTTCCTCTGAACACATGCTATATAGTGCTCTGGAAAAATTTAATAAATGGAAAGATTTATATCCGAATATCTTTCCTATTGCTGATGCCGGAGGTACTGGCAACTTTTTTGCCTATAATTTTAATATTGATCATTCAAATCCACCTATAATCTTCGTGAATGTGGAAGAAGATCCTGATTCACCAGAAGCTTTTATATATGTTTCAAGAGATATAAATGAACTTCTCAATAATTTGAGAGCTTAG
- a CDS encoding thioesterase II family protein encodes MTNKLFIIPKPNPNAKVRLFCFPYAGGSPAIFTPWIKKAHENIELVFVQLPGRGARLIEPAIDNMPEIIDELMLHLDFITSKPFAFFGHSLGSRISYEFASQLHTKNQLIPSKIFASGSRAPHCLSSGRHLHNLPHDEFITELKDLNGTPKEVLENEELMELLLPLLRADFKIADTYVAKQLTLPIPIHVFNGIEDSVQKKHVCAWQELTSQPYQLTEFSGGHFFIHQYADEMISIINQQLA; translated from the coding sequence ATGACTAATAAACTTTTTATAATCCCAAAACCGAACCCAAACGCTAAGGTGCGGCTATTTTGCTTTCCTTACGCAGGTGGCTCACCGGCCATTTTTACACCTTGGATCAAAAAAGCTCACGAGAACATTGAACTTGTTTTTGTTCAACTTCCAGGAAGAGGTGCAAGACTTATTGAACCTGCAATTGACAATATGCCTGAGATTATTGATGAGCTGATGCTTCACCTCGACTTCATAACAAGCAAACCTTTTGCCTTTTTTGGGCATAGTTTGGGGAGCAGGATATCATACGAATTTGCATCGCAACTACATACGAAAAATCAACTTATTCCATCTAAGATATTCGCTTCAGGTAGCAGGGCTCCTCATTGCCTTTCAAGCGGGCGTCATTTGCACAACTTACCGCATGATGAATTTATCACTGAGCTTAAAGATTTGAATGGGACTCCAAAAGAAGTTCTTGAAAATGAAGAGTTAATGGAATTGTTGCTACCTTTACTTCGCGCCGATTTCAAAATTGCAGATACTTATGTCGCAAAGCAGCTCACACTACCAATTCCAATACACGTTTTTAACGGTATCGAGGATTCTGTTCAGAAGAAACACGTCTGTGCATGGCAAGAGCTAACATCACAGCCTTATCAACTTACCGAATTTTCTGGTGGACACTTTTTTATTCACCAATACGCTGATGAGATGATCTCCATTATTAATCAACAATTGGCTTAA
- a CDS encoding DUF1570 domain-containing protein, which produces MVWRVFVLLLIITLILFTLYFIYPSAAANSIRSIKPLLTEFGIQLDTHTEKRLSQPDTTPHLTVAPPKVTKQQLPEIPEKTFYNLNGHSDLVNMFSGISTPTCGALKREVFSLQTQFNNIENFKLNLTGEPVSTYVEYQAQQALSVVYMMFKHFFNQLAHKKALSPIQLNMHIAANDADYNELILSRDAEPAGTLGMYFLFQNQGVINGSRTEEETLRTLIHESVHALVFYYFGVTPRWVTEGLAEYFEHLRITETGQFSVYLSDEDWLTKEGILKSRFTKLDINTLFNSENQWQTMQSTTLYANSYLFTGFMVEHNSNAFFEYLRQESSNPCNIVPAQNIEQLFRNFNENVESQFEGWRNTPRQIQRGAWQ; this is translated from the coding sequence TTGGTTTGGCGGGTCTTTGTCCTACTACTTATCATCACGCTGATATTGTTTACGCTTTATTTTATCTATCCAAGTGCAGCAGCAAACTCGATAAGGTCTATCAAACCTTTATTGACTGAATTTGGCATACAGCTAGACACCCATACCGAAAAACGTTTAAGTCAGCCAGACACCACTCCTCACCTAACGGTTGCCCCCCCAAAAGTAACGAAACAACAGCTACCTGAAATACCAGAAAAAACCTTTTACAACCTAAACGGGCACAGTGACCTTGTTAATATGTTCAGCGGTATCTCAACACCTACCTGCGGAGCACTAAAGCGCGAAGTATTTTCCTTGCAAACGCAATTCAACAACATTGAAAATTTTAAACTTAATCTAACGGGTGAACCCGTGAGCACTTATGTTGAGTATCAGGCGCAGCAAGCCCTCAGCGTGGTGTATATGATGTTTAAGCACTTTTTTAACCAGTTAGCGCATAAAAAAGCCTTATCTCCCATCCAGTTGAACATGCATATTGCCGCCAATGACGCTGACTACAATGAGCTAATCCTCTCTCGCGATGCAGAGCCTGCTGGCACCTTGGGTATGTACTTTTTATTTCAAAACCAAGGCGTTATCAATGGCAGTCGCACTGAAGAAGAAACGCTAAGAACGCTCATTCACGAGTCCGTGCACGCCCTAGTTTTTTACTATTTCGGCGTAACCCCTCGATGGGTAACGGAAGGCTTAGCCGAGTATTTTGAGCACCTAAGAATTACCGAAACAGGTCAATTTTCAGTTTACCTCTCTGACGAAGATTGGTTGACGAAAGAAGGGATTTTGAAATCGCGCTTTACCAAGCTTGATATTAACACCCTATTCAATAGCGAAAATCAGTGGCAAACCATGCAAAGTACCACCTTATATGCCAATAGTTACCTATTTACCGGATTTATGGTCGAGCACAACAGCAACGCTTTTTTCGAGTATTTACGACAAGAAAGCAGCAATCCGTGCAATATTGTACCTGCACAAAACATCGAGCAGCTCTTTCGTAATTTTAATGAAAATGTCGAATCACAATTTGAGGGATGGCGTAACACACCTCGCCAAATTCAACGTGGCGCATGGCAATAA